The following proteins come from a genomic window of Heyndrickxia acidicola:
- a CDS encoding class I SAM-dependent methyltransferase, whose product MKDQREQNNEYRGNYYEEIGNYIGGEGYLQYGFTKGTLQEVEFLIERMRLKPGSAILDVGCGPGRHSLELARRGFDVTGVDISSEFVRFAEEQAAKEKLNAKFIKMDARSLQLDKTFNGAICLCEGAFGLAGSLESHRDVLRGINGALVTGGLFVLTVINAFNLVRNLTSFEVFNAYTCTIKDTETVKSPNGEEKQVDIFTTAFTYRELALLLEDIGFEVIDAYGCTAGEFSEKSLEADDMEIMIVARKI is encoded by the coding sequence TTGAAAGATCAAAGAGAACAAAACAATGAGTATAGAGGAAATTATTATGAGGAAATTGGAAACTATATAGGAGGAGAAGGTTATCTTCAATATGGGTTTACAAAAGGAACACTTCAGGAAGTAGAATTTTTAATAGAACGAATGAGGCTTAAACCCGGTTCTGCCATTCTCGATGTTGGCTGTGGACCAGGCAGACATAGTTTGGAGCTTGCCAGAAGAGGTTTCGATGTTACCGGAGTTGATATTTCCTCTGAGTTCGTCCGATTTGCGGAGGAACAGGCAGCAAAGGAAAAGTTAAATGCCAAATTTATTAAGATGGACGCCCGTTCTTTGCAATTAGATAAAACGTTTAATGGAGCCATTTGTCTTTGTGAAGGAGCTTTTGGGCTTGCGGGAAGCCTTGAGAGCCATCGTGATGTATTAAGAGGTATAAACGGAGCTCTTGTTACGGGTGGCCTTTTTGTCCTTACCGTTATCAATGCTTTTAATCTTGTCAGAAATCTTACATCCTTTGAAGTATTCAATGCCTATACATGTACGATAAAGGATACAGAAACAGTAAAAAGTCCGAATGGCGAGGAAAAACAGGTAGATATTTTTACGACTGCTTTTACTTACCGTGAACTGGCACTCTTACTGGAAGACATAGGATTTGAAGTCATAGATGCCTATGGATGCACTGCAGGTGAATTTAGTGAAAAATCCTTGGAAGCAGATGACATGGAAATCATGATCGTCGCACGAAAAATATAA
- a CDS encoding amino acid permease: MKNTLLRKKSISDMLGQSSKNGLKRSLGTFDLTLLGVGAIIGTGIFVLTGLVAATTAGPALIISFILAGIACGLAALCYAEFSSSIPVSGSVYTYAYATLGEVFAFLIGWDLMLEYLLAVSAVATGWSAYFQSFISGFGIHIPKALTSAPGAGGGGMVNLPAMIIIFLVTALLSKGVKESARVNNIMVIVKLVVIIAFIAIGVGYVKPAHWTPFLPFGYSGIIGGAATVFFAYLGFDAVSTAAEEVKNPQKSVPIGIIASLFICTILYMLVTLVLTGMVPYQHLGVDDPVSFALRYVGLDRMAGFISLGAIAGMTTVLIVMGYGQVRISYAMSRDGLLPKFLSSVHPKHKTPYVNTWVTGLVAAVIAGFVNLKTLAELVNIGTLAAFTLISIGVIILRKTHPSLNRAFKVPFVPVLPALCAVFCIYLATSLPAMTWKVFVIWIVVGFLIYFFYGKRHSILNTKEK, encoded by the coding sequence ATGAAAAACACATTATTAAGAAAAAAGTCTATTTCAGATATGCTTGGGCAGAGCAGCAAAAATGGCTTAAAGCGTTCTTTAGGCACCTTTGATCTAACCCTTTTGGGAGTTGGGGCCATAATAGGGACAGGTATCTTTGTTTTAACTGGGTTAGTGGCTGCTACAACTGCCGGTCCTGCTTTAATCATATCCTTTATACTAGCAGGGATAGCATGTGGTCTTGCTGCACTTTGTTATGCTGAGTTTTCTTCAAGCATTCCTGTGTCCGGGAGCGTGTATACGTATGCCTATGCTACACTGGGAGAGGTCTTCGCCTTTCTGATTGGCTGGGATCTTATGCTGGAATACTTATTGGCTGTATCTGCCGTGGCGACAGGATGGTCCGCATATTTTCAATCTTTTATTTCAGGTTTTGGGATACACATTCCGAAAGCACTCACTTCAGCGCCTGGTGCCGGAGGAGGCGGAATGGTCAATTTGCCAGCCATGATCATTATTTTTCTTGTCACTGCTTTGCTTTCTAAGGGTGTCAAGGAAAGTGCCAGGGTGAATAATATTATGGTTATCGTTAAGCTCGTGGTCATTATCGCATTTATTGCGATTGGTGTGGGCTATGTAAAGCCGGCTCACTGGACGCCTTTTCTGCCTTTTGGCTATTCCGGCATCATAGGAGGAGCTGCAACAGTCTTTTTTGCTTATCTGGGGTTTGATGCTGTATCAACTGCTGCAGAAGAAGTGAAAAATCCTCAAAAAAGTGTTCCGATTGGCATTATTGCTTCTTTATTTATTTGTACGATTTTATATATGCTGGTGACACTGGTGCTGACCGGAATGGTTCCTTATCAGCATCTAGGCGTCGATGATCCGGTATCATTTGCTCTTCGATATGTAGGTCTAGATCGTATGGCCGGGTTTATTTCGCTGGGGGCCATTGCAGGAATGACCACAGTCCTTATCGTAATGGGATATGGACAAGTACGGATTTCCTATGCTATGAGCCGTGACGGATTGCTTCCAAAATTCCTTTCGTCAGTTCATCCAAAGCATAAGACTCCTTATGTCAATACCTGGGTGACAGGTTTGGTGGCAGCAGTCATTGCTGGTTTTGTAAACTTAAAAACACTGGCTGAACTGGTCAATATCGGAACACTGGCAGCTTTTACGTTGATTTCAATAGGGGTCATTATTCTTAGAAAAACGCATCCTTCATTAAACCGGGCATTCAAGGTTCCGTTTGTTCCAGTTCTTCCGGCGTTATGTGCAGTGTTTTGTATCTATTTAGCTACCAGCCTGCCTGCTATGACCTGGAAAGTCTTTGTGATCTGGATTGTTGTCGGCTTTCTTATTTACTTTTTTTACGGGAAAAGGCATAGCATATTAAACACAAAAGAAAAATAA
- a CDS encoding amino acid permease produces the protein MKEEPVLTSNKVEDEDLKRGLKPRHLMMISLGGAIGTGLFLGSGAAIYTAGPGGALLAYIIIGIMVYFIMTSLGELAAFMPTSGAFSTYATRFVDPSLGFALGWNYWYSWAITLATELSASTLVMKFWFPHSPSWIWSGLFLLLIFGLNILSVKGYGEGEYWFSFIKVATIIIFIIVGILMIFGIMGGHAIGFKNFTYKNAPFNGGFLTILGVFITAGFSFQGTEIVGVAAGESENPQKNVPKATRSIFWRILLFYVLAIFIIGLIIPYTTSSLKSNDIMVSPFTLVFKQAGLAFAASAMNAVILTAVLSAGNSSLYASTRILYAMAKQGQAPKILGNVNKRGIPVAALIVTTLVGALAFLASIFGDGAIYIWLLNASGITGFIFWLGISASHYRFRRAFVAQGHSVDRLPYRAKWYPFGPIFAFIVCLIVLLAQNYQAFLSGSIKWSDVIASYLGIPLFLVMWFGYKLIKKTKVIPLKECDFGFEEEAKEEK, from the coding sequence ATGAAAGAAGAACCCGTATTGACTTCAAATAAAGTAGAGGATGAAGACTTAAAGAGAGGACTAAAGCCAAGACATCTAATGATGATTTCACTTGGCGGTGCCATTGGTACAGGGCTGTTTTTGGGAAGCGGTGCTGCTATTTATACAGCGGGTCCAGGCGGGGCTTTGCTTGCCTATATCATTATCGGAATCATGGTCTATTTTATCATGACAAGCCTGGGTGAACTAGCAGCGTTCATGCCGACGAGCGGCGCATTCAGTACCTATGCCACACGATTTGTAGATCCTTCCCTTGGTTTTGCACTTGGATGGAATTATTGGTATAGCTGGGCTATCACCCTGGCAACAGAATTATCCGCCTCCACGCTGGTAATGAAGTTTTGGTTTCCGCATAGTCCATCTTGGATATGGAGCGGACTTTTTCTCCTGCTAATTTTTGGGTTGAATATCCTGTCAGTAAAAGGATATGGGGAAGGCGAGTACTGGTTTTCATTTATTAAAGTGGCGACCATCATCATTTTTATTATCGTCGGCATCTTGATGATCTTTGGAATCATGGGCGGGCATGCCATTGGATTTAAAAACTTTACGTATAAGAATGCTCCTTTTAATGGAGGTTTCCTGACCATTCTTGGTGTTTTTATCACAGCGGGTTTCTCCTTCCAGGGAACAGAGATTGTCGGGGTGGCTGCTGGGGAAAGTGAAAATCCTCAAAAAAATGTACCAAAAGCCACAAGAAGCATATTTTGGCGTATCCTGCTATTCTATGTGTTGGCCATCTTTATCATTGGTTTGATTATTCCGTACACAACAAGTTCACTTAAAAGTAATGACATTATGGTGAGCCCTTTCACGCTGGTTTTTAAACAAGCAGGTCTTGCTTTTGCAGCATCCGCAATGAATGCCGTAATTTTAACGGCTGTGCTGTCTGCAGGAAATTCCAGCCTTTATGCATCTACCAGAATTCTGTACGCAATGGCGAAGCAGGGGCAGGCACCCAAAATTTTAGGGAATGTAAACAAAAGAGGCATTCCTGTTGCGGCATTAATCGTCACAACATTGGTCGGTGCACTGGCTTTTCTTGCCTCTATTTTCGGTGATGGAGCCATCTATATTTGGCTGCTGAATGCATCTGGAATTACCGGTTTTATATTCTGGCTGGGGATCTCAGCGAGCCATTATCGATTTAGACGGGCTTTTGTGGCACAGGGCCATTCCGTAGACAGGCTCCCATACAGGGCAAAATGGTATCCATTCGGACCAATCTTTGCTTTCATTGTCTGTTTGATTGTCTTATTAGCTCAAAACTACCAGGCATTTCTGAGTGGCTCCATCAAGTGGAGCGATGTTATTGCATCCTACCTGGGTATCCCCTTATTCCTCGTTATGTGGTTTGGATACAAACTGATTAAAAAGACAAAAGTCATTCCATTAAAGGAATGTGACTTTGGCTTTGAAGAGGAAGCTAAAGAGGAAAAATAA